The sequence ACGAACGCCTCTTTCCAAACCAGTTCGTAAATGTTCGGATGGAGGTAACCGCCCTCAAGGGCGTTGTCCTCATCCCCGCCGTTGCCGTCCAGTTCGGATCCCGCGGCACCTACGTCTATGTCGTGGACAAGGAGAACAAGGCGCGTGTCCGTGATGTCGTTCTCGGCCCCGTCGAGGGCGAGCAACAAGTCGTGACGAGCGGAATCACTGAGGGAGAAGCGATCGTGCTGGAAGGCCTTGACAGGCTCCGGGACGGCAGCGGTGTGATCGAAGCGACTGAACCGTCTGGAACAGCGCAGCCCGGCAAATCATGAATTTGTCGCGCGCGTTCATCGAGCGTCCAGTGGCGACCACGCTGCTGATGCTTGCACTGCTGTTGTCCGGAATCCTTTCGTACCGTCTCCTGCCAGTGTCGGCGCTGCCGCAGGTCGACTTCCCGACGATCCAGGTATTCACCTTTTATCCAGGGGCATCGCCCGCCGTCACGGCGAGCGCATTGACAGCCCCGCTCGAACGCCGCTTCGGCCAGATCCCCGGGTTGAGCCAGATGTCGTCGTCCAGTTCGGGGGGCGCATCCGTGATCACCCTGCAGTTCTCCCTGGAGGTATCCATGGGTGTGGCAGAACAGGAGGTCCAGGCAGCAATCAATGCGGCGGACAACCTGCTTCCAAACGATCTCCCCGCACCCCCGATCTATCGAAAGGTCAATCCAGCCGACACACCGATTCTCACGCTCGCGGTCACGTCGTCCACGCTTCCCCTGCCGGACGTGCACGATCTCGTCGATACACGGGTTGCCCAAAAACTCGCCCAGATCCCGGGCGTCGGAATGGTCAGCCTGGCCGGAGGCCAGCGGCCCGCTGTTCGGATCCAGGTGAATCCCGCGGAACTCGCGTCGCGCGGCCTCACGTTCGCCGATGTGCGCACCGCGATTGTCAACGCCTCGAACAATCAGCCGAAGGGCAGTTTCGATGGCGCGGTGAGAAGCGTCCTCATGGACGCCAACGACCAGTTGCGTTCGCCCCAGGAGTTTCGCGACCTGATTCTGGCCTACCGCGAGGGGAGCCCGCTCCGCCTCGGCGATGTGGCCCAGGTCGAGAACGCAACCGAGGACAGCCGCCTGGCAGCCTGGGCCAACGGACAACCCGCCGTCCTCGTCAACATCCAGCGCCAACCAGGCGCAAACGTCATCCAGGTGGCGGATCGCGTCCGTGCGCTTCTCCCTCAATTGCAGGCAAGCCTTCCCGCGGCGATCGAGCTGAAGGTCCTTAGCGACCGCACCCAAAGCATCCGCGCCTCCGTCGCCAGCGTTCAGCACGAGTTGATCTTCGCCATCGGTCTCGTCGTTCTCGTCACCTTCGTCTTCCTGAGGCGGGTCGCCGCCACCCTCATCCCGTCGATTGCCGTTCCTCTTTCCCTGGTTGGCACCTTCGGCGTCATGCACCTCGCGGGATTCTCGCTCAACATCCTGACGCTGATGTCACTCACCATCGCCACGGGTTTCGTGGTGGACGATGCCATCGTGATGCTGGAGAACATCGCGCGGTTCCGGGAGGAAGGCGCATCGCCGCGCGAGGCCGCTCAGAAAGGAGCAGCGCAAATCGGTTTCACGCTGATCTCCCTCACATTTTCCCTAATCGCCGTGCTCATTCCGCTCCTGTTCATGGGTGATGTCGTGGGCCGGCTCTTCCGTGAATTCGCAATCACACTGGCGGTGTCGATCCTGATCTCGCTCGTGGTGTCGCTCACACTGACGCCGATGATGTGCGCCTACATGCTTCCGAACCCTGACGCGCATGAGGCGGAAGGCGGCGGCTTCCTCGATCGCGTGATTGCCTGGTACGGGCGTTGCCTGCAATGGGTCCTGCGCCACCAGACCCTGACACTGGTCGTGACGATCGGCACACTGATGCTCACAGCTTGGCTGTACGTGCTTGTGCCAAAGGGATTTTTTCCGCTTCAGGACAACGGCGCGCTGCAGGTGGTCACCGAGGCTCCGCAAAGCATCTCCTTCTCGGTCATGGCCGAGAGACAGCAGCAACTCGCCGCGAAGATCCTGGAGGACCCGGCTGTTTCCAGCCTTTCCTCATTCATCGGCGTGGATGGAACCAACGCCACCCTCAACAGCGGGCGCATGCTGGTTAACCTGAAACCGCATTCGGAGCGCGATGAGCACGCGACGGAGATCATCGAACGCCTCCGCTCCAATGTGCAGGGAATCGAGGGGATAAAGGGCTACTTTCAACCGGTCCAGGAGCTGACGATCGAGGACCGGGTCAGCCGCACCCAGTATCAGTTCATGCTCAGTTCGCCGGACTCGGCGCTGCTGCGGACCTGGGTGCCCAAATTTGTCGAACAGCTGCGCACCGTGCCCGAGTTGAGTGACGTGGCGAGCGACTTGCAGAGCGAGGGACTGCAGGCGTTCTTTGAGATCGATCGCGACCAGATGAGTCGCCTCGGCATCTCCATCACCGATATCAACGACGCCCTCTACAGTGCCTTTGGCCAGCGCCAGATCACCACGCTTTTCACCCAGGCGAGCCAGTATCGGGTCATCCTGGAAGCAGACCCGGACATGATCCGAGGCCCCGCCGCCCTCGGGACGATCTTCGTGAAATCCGCCTCCGGTGTACCGGTGCCGCTTTCGAGCCTCGGCACGTTGCAGGAACGGCGCACTCCCCTGCTCATCAGCCACACGGAACAGTTTCCCGCAGCCACCCTTTCATTCAATCTCAGTGAGGGAGCGTCCTTGGGAGAGGCCGTGGAGGCGGTGGAACAAGCCGCACGCCAGCTGGCCATTCCTCCCGCGATTGAACTTCGTTTCCAGGGAGCCGCACACGCGTTTCGCTCGTCGCTCTCCAGCACGCTCTGGCTCATTTTGGCGGCCGTCGTGACCATGTACATCGTCCTGGGTGTACTTTACGAGAGCAGCATTCACCCCATCACGATCCTGTCGACCTTGCCGAGCGCTGCGGTCGGTGCGCTGCTCGCCCTCTGGGTGAGTGGACGCCCCTTGGACATGATCAGCGTCATCGGCATCATCCTCCTCATCGGGCTCGTGAAGAAGAATGGCATCATGATGATCGACTTCGCGCTCGAGGCGGAGAGGCGCCAGGGAATGACGCCGCAGGAGGCGATCTACCAGGCGGCGCTCCTCCGCTTTCGCCCGATCCTGATGACAACGCTTGCGGCGCTGTTCGGTGCATTGCCCCTCATGCTCTCCACAGGCTCGGGAGCGGAACTCCGCCAGCCGTTGGGCCTGGTGATGGTTGGCGGCCTGTTGATGAGCCAGGTGCTCACCCTATTTACCACACCCGTGGTGTATCTTTTCTTTGACCGCCTGAGTCGGCGGCGGCGGGCAAATGCCTGATCCTGTTCGTTCTGCCCCGTCATGAACCTCTCCCAACCTTTCGTACGCCGCCCAGTTGCGAGCGCCCTGCTCGCAGTCGCGCTCGTGCTAGTCGGGTTCGTAGCCTATGGGTTGCTCCCCGTCGCCCCCCTGCCTCAGGTCGATTTTCCAACGATCCAGGTGTACGCCTCGCTGCCCGGCGCAAGCCCGGAGACCATGGCTGCCAACGTGGCGACGCCCTTGGAACGGGCGCTGGGCACCATCGCGGGCATCACCTCAATCCGCTCAAACAGCAGGCAGGGCTCAACCGGGATCACGCTCGAATTTGATTTCGACCGCGACATCCACGCGGCCGCGCGCGATGTCCAAGCCGCAATCAACGCCGCTCGTTCCCAATTGCCTGCGGGCATGCCGAGCACACCCCGCTACCAGAAGGTGAATCCTTCCCAGGCGCCGATCCTCGCGCTTGCCCTCAGCTCCGCAAATCTCGCCCCGGGCGACCTGTATGACGTCGCTGCGACGGTCCTGGCACAGAAACTCGCCCAAGTGCAGGGCGTCGGCGAGGTGTCGGTCTCGGGCGCTTCGTTGCCCGCGATCCGCGTCCAACTTAACCCCAACGCGCTTGCTCATCAGGGCATCGCGCTCGACGAAGTGCGCCGCGCCATCACGTCGGCGAACGCGATCAGTCCGCGCGGCGCGGTCGAGTTCAACGACAAGCAATGGCAGGTTCAGATCAGTGACCAGCTTCGGCAGGTTTCCGACTACGAGAACCTGGTCCTGCGTCACCGCGACGGTGCGGTCGTCAGGCTCCGGGATGTTGCGGCGGTGACTGACTCGGTCGAAAACCGCTACAGCGGCGGCTTCCACAACCATCGTCCCGCCGTGCTGATCATGGTGCGACGCCAGCCGGGCGCGAACATCATCGCGACCATCGACTTGATCAAAGCGCAGTTGCCGACGTTGCGGGCCTACCTGCCTGCCGACGCGGACCTCGCCCTGGTGATGGATCGCACGCCCAGCATTCGCGCAACGCTTCACGAGGCACGCTTCACCTTGGTCCTGGCGACGGGGCTCGTGATTCTGGTGGTGCTGGGATTCCTCGGCAATCTGCGCGCGGCGCTGATCCCGACACTCGCGATTCCCATTTCGCTCATCGGCACCTTTGCCGTGATGTACCTGTACGGATTCTCGCTCAACAACCTGTCACTGATGGCGCTCATCGTGGCGGCGGGCCTGGTGGTCGACGACGCGATCGTGGTGCTCGAGAACATCTCGCGTCATATGGAACGGGGGCTTTCGCCCTTTCGAGCCACACTCAAAGGCACGCAGGAAGTCGGCTTCACGCTTCTTGCGATGACGCTGTCGCTGGTCGTGGTGTTTGTATCGATCCTGTTCCTTGGCGGCTTGGTGGAGCGACTTTTCCGCGAGTTCTCGATCACGCTTGCGGCGGCCATGCTGGTGTCGCTCGTGGTCTCGCTGACCTTGACGCCCGCGCTCTGCTCCCGGTGGCTGAAACGCAAACAGGACACCCCGACCGAAGGGGTGCAGGGTCTTGGCAACCGCATGTTTTCGCGTCTGAAGCAGGGGTACGCCACCTCGCTGGCGTGGGTGCTCCGGCATCCCGTGCTCATGCTCCTGGTGTTTTTGGGCGCGGTTGCGCTCAACGTCACCCTATACGTGCGCATACCAAAAGGCTTCCTGCCCGAGCAGGACACCGGCCAGTTGGGCGGCTTCATTCGCGGAGACGACGGCTTCTCGTTCCAGATCATGCAACCCAAGATCGAGACGTATCGAAAGGTGCTCCTGGCGGATCCCGCCGTCGAAGACGTCATCGGCATGAGTGGCGGCGGAGTGGGACTCAGCAATGGCTGGGTGCAGGTTCGACTGAAGCCCCTGGCCGAGCGAAAGGTCAGCGCCGATGAAGTGGTGCGGCGAATCCGGTTGAGCGCTCCACCGGTGCCCGGCGGCATCATGTACCTCGGAGTCTCGCAGGACATCCAGATGCCGAATAGCAGTGACTCGGGTTCGCAGTCCCTGACCTTGTTGTTGGGCGATCTCAGCCTTCTGCGGACCTGGGCCCCGCGAATTTCGCAGGCGCTTCAGAAGGTGCCTGAACTGGTGGATGTCGAGACCGTCAATGACGACGGGGCGAAGCAGGTGAGTTTGACGATTGACCGGGAGACTGCGCGACGCCTCGGCGTGAACATGCAGATGATCAGCCAGGTGCTGAACAACTCCTTCAGCCAGCGCCAGATCTCGACGCTGTACAGCGAACTCAACCAGTACCGCGTGGTAATGGAGATTGATCCGCGCTACACGGAAAACCCCGAGGTACTCGATCAACTGCAGGTGATCGCAAACGATGGCACGCGCATCCCGTTGTCCGCCTTCATGCGCTACGACTACTCGCTCATCAATGACCGCGTGCGCCATGAAGACATGTTCGCGGCGGAGAATATCGGTTTCTCACTCGCAAAAGGAGTCACCCTCGACCAGGCGCTGGCGGCGATTGATCGCGCCATGGCCGGGATTCTCCTCCCCAAGGAAGTCCAGGTGCGGGTAGGTGGAGCAGCGCAAGGTTTTCAGAAAACGCTCAACCGGCAACCCTTGCTGATCCTGATCGTGCTCGTTGCCGTTTATCTCGTGCTGGGTGTCCTGTACGAAAGCCTGCTGCACCCGTTGACTATTCTCTCGACCATGCCTCTGGCCGGACTGGGAGCCCTTCTGGCGCTCCAGTTAACCGGCACAGAGTTCTCGCTAGTCGCGTTGCTCGGTCTTTTCCTTCTCGTCGGGATGGTGATGAAGAATGCCATCCTGATGATCGACTTCGCTCTCGAGACCCGGAGACGGACGGGTTGCGATGCCACAACGGCAATCTACGAGGCCGCGCAATTGCGCCTGCGCCCGATTCTGATGACCAACTTTGCTGCCCTGCTTGGCGCCGTGCCACTCATCTTGGCGAGCGGCGAAGGCGTCGAGATGCGCCGACCGCTCGGCCTCGCGATCGTGGGCGGACTCTCGGTGAGCCAGCTTCTGACGATCTACACGGTGCCAGTCGTGTTTGTGTGGCTCGACCGATTGCGAAAACGAAAAGCCCCAGCGGTCGCTCCCTGATCGCCCAAACTGCCCCGCTACGTTTCCTGTCGCAAGACCGCCAGCGGGGGCAACCGGTGCAGGCCTCGATTCGACGCCATGCCAACAAGCACCGTCGCCCCGGTGAA is a genomic window of Opitutaceae bacterium containing:
- a CDS encoding MdtB/MuxB family multidrug efflux RND transporter permease subunit, which produces MNLSRAFIERPVATTLLMLALLLSGILSYRLLPVSALPQVDFPTIQVFTFYPGASPAVTASALTAPLERRFGQIPGLSQMSSSSSGGASVITLQFSLEVSMGVAEQEVQAAINAADNLLPNDLPAPPIYRKVNPADTPILTLAVTSSTLPLPDVHDLVDTRVAQKLAQIPGVGMVSLAGGQRPAVRIQVNPAELASRGLTFADVRTAIVNASNNQPKGSFDGAVRSVLMDANDQLRSPQEFRDLILAYREGSPLRLGDVAQVENATEDSRLAAWANGQPAVLVNIQRQPGANVIQVADRVRALLPQLQASLPAAIELKVLSDRTQSIRASVASVQHELIFAIGLVVLVTFVFLRRVAATLIPSIAVPLSLVGTFGVMHLAGFSLNILTLMSLTIATGFVVDDAIVMLENIARFREEGASPREAAQKGAAQIGFTLISLTFSLIAVLIPLLFMGDVVGRLFREFAITLAVSILISLVVSLTLTPMMCAYMLPNPDAHEAEGGGFLDRVIAWYGRCLQWVLRHQTLTLVVTIGTLMLTAWLYVLVPKGFFPLQDNGALQVVTEAPQSISFSVMAERQQQLAAKILEDPAVSSLSSFIGVDGTNATLNSGRMLVNLKPHSERDEHATEIIERLRSNVQGIEGIKGYFQPVQELTIEDRVSRTQYQFMLSSPDSALLRTWVPKFVEQLRTVPELSDVASDLQSEGLQAFFEIDRDQMSRLGISITDINDALYSAFGQRQITTLFTQASQYRVILEADPDMIRGPAALGTIFVKSASGVPVPLSSLGTLQERRTPLLISHTEQFPAATLSFNLSEGASLGEAVEAVEQAARQLAIPPAIELRFQGAAHAFRSSLSSTLWLILAAVVTMYIVLGVLYESSIHPITILSTLPSAAVGALLALWVSGRPLDMISVIGIILLIGLVKKNGIMMIDFALEAERRQGMTPQEAIYQAALLRFRPILMTTLAALFGALPLMLSTGSGAELRQPLGLVMVGGLLMSQVLTLFTTPVVYLFFDRLSRRRRANA
- a CDS encoding efflux RND transporter permease subunit, producing MNLSQPFVRRPVASALLAVALVLVGFVAYGLLPVAPLPQVDFPTIQVYASLPGASPETMAANVATPLERALGTIAGITSIRSNSRQGSTGITLEFDFDRDIHAAARDVQAAINAARSQLPAGMPSTPRYQKVNPSQAPILALALSSANLAPGDLYDVAATVLAQKLAQVQGVGEVSVSGASLPAIRVQLNPNALAHQGIALDEVRRAITSANAISPRGAVEFNDKQWQVQISDQLRQVSDYENLVLRHRDGAVVRLRDVAAVTDSVENRYSGGFHNHRPAVLIMVRRQPGANIIATIDLIKAQLPTLRAYLPADADLALVMDRTPSIRATLHEARFTLVLATGLVILVVLGFLGNLRAALIPTLAIPISLIGTFAVMYLYGFSLNNLSLMALIVAAGLVVDDAIVVLENISRHMERGLSPFRATLKGTQEVGFTLLAMTLSLVVVFVSILFLGGLVERLFREFSITLAAAMLVSLVVSLTLTPALCSRWLKRKQDTPTEGVQGLGNRMFSRLKQGYATSLAWVLRHPVLMLLVFLGAVALNVTLYVRIPKGFLPEQDTGQLGGFIRGDDGFSFQIMQPKIETYRKVLLADPAVEDVIGMSGGGVGLSNGWVQVRLKPLAERKVSADEVVRRIRLSAPPVPGGIMYLGVSQDIQMPNSSDSGSQSLTLLLGDLSLLRTWAPRISQALQKVPELVDVETVNDDGAKQVSLTIDRETARRLGVNMQMISQVLNNSFSQRQISTLYSELNQYRVVMEIDPRYTENPEVLDQLQVIANDGTRIPLSAFMRYDYSLINDRVRHEDMFAAENIGFSLAKGVTLDQALAAIDRAMAGILLPKEVQVRVGGAAQGFQKTLNRQPLLILIVLVAVYLVLGVLYESLLHPLTILSTMPLAGLGALLALQLTGTEFSLVALLGLFLLVGMVMKNAILMIDFALETRRRTGCDATTAIYEAAQLRLRPILMTNFAALLGAVPLILASGEGVEMRRPLGLAIVGGLSVSQLLTIYTVPVVFVWLDRLRKRKAPAVAP